GTTAGTTCTGCAAAATCCGGTGGAAAATGCACCTCTTCACCTTTCTACTTCAAAGGCAGAAGAGTATCATGGCTCATTTAATCACAGCCACACACCAGCCTTAGGAACTGGGAGACGAACCAAAATTTAATTGTGAGTTGGGAAAGAATAGCACCATCGAAGGAGACAATGGCTCAGAGCGGCATATGGGGGGGTGTCGCGTACTCACACAAAGTATCCTGGGAGTGCGCAACTACCTTTTCTAACAAGCATAGTACACAAATGAATTGGGGCAATTCTCATTAAAAGGGTGCAATTTATCTGCTTTTACCTGATTGTCCTGTTGAGAGTTTACAGTTTCAGGAAAATCCCAGCTATAGAAGGTTTGGAAATATCTTGTAATAGGTGAGATTTTGCGGTTGGATGTACTATAGACTAATATTCTAAATGTTTTGTTCTTTTTCAGGAAATTTTACTACATTACCTTGCTGAGAGATCCTGTCTCGAGGTACCTTAGTGAGTGGAGGCATGTGCAACGAGGAGCCACCTGGAAGACTTCACTTCACATGTGCGATGGAAGAACACCAACACTAGAAGAACTACCATCCTGCTATGAAGGCACGGACTGGTCAGGGTGTACTTTGCAGGAGTTTATGGATTGTCCCTATAACTTGGCTAACAATCGCCAGGTTCGAATGTTGGCAGACCTCAGCCTTGTAGGATGTTATAATATGTCCTTTGTTACTGAGAAGAAGCGAGCTCAGCTTCTTCTGGAAAGCGCCAAAAAGAACTTGAAGGATATGGCCTTTTTTGGCCTTACAGAGTTCCAGAGAAAGACTCAGTATCTTTTTGAGCGAACTTTTAACCTGAAGTTCATAAGACCTTTCATGCAATACAACAACACTCGGGCAGGTGGAGTTGACTTGGACAATGGCACTATCCAAAGGATCGAGGAGCTTAATGATCTAGACATGCAACTATACGACTATGCAAAGGACCTGTTCCAACAGCGCTATCAATTCAAGAGGCAGGTAGAGCGAATGGAGCAACGAAAGAAGCATCGAGAAGAAAGACTTCTCCAGCGGTCCAACGAGGCTTTTgccaaggatgaggcagaggaccatgTACGCTGGCCTACAGAAGACTACATGAGCCATATAATTGAGAAATGGTAGTTGGGCATGGACTTTTATACTACTGGATAAACTGGTTTCACATTTGTTATTCTGTATTGTGTAAAATACTGAACATTATGAATgacatcactttttatttaatgtttgtagCGCACAGCTCAAAGCTTCAGTAAGTGTTCTTCCTTCAGTAGGAGAACCTCTTATTTTAATGTGCGAATGTGACCGTACAATGTCAACAATGCTATATGTTTTATTCACCCTAGGGAGTCATTAAAGcattgttaacttttttttttatttttttttatcttgcttCTCAAATTCTTAAGGGCAACTAATGAACTAATAACAGTGGTATGTTTAATAGCCAAAAACACATTCTTGCTTTTATAACCCTTAAGGAAACCCACATGTTGGCCAAAGACAGCAATTAGCAGTGAGGAAAATTTATTGTATGTGACTTATTTTTGTAAAGTTTCAGATGACAGAGGTCGACTTAAAACTGTCGTATGATATGGGTAACTGGATTTTAGAATTTTAATGTCCATCCCATCCCTGTCCCTAAAACACCATCTAATGAGGTTCTTGAATGTGTATGTCCCTTCATGTCCTAGACTGTATCTATGCAAAAGAGTAGGATAGAGGTCTACCCCTTCTCAATAAAGTATCTACCCCTTCTCAATAAAGTATCAGTCACGCTCTGTGGTAGAATACTCCATAGAATTCATTAAATTATGTCATTAACTGCTGTCTTTAGTGTGACCCATTTGGGAAGAGTGAGGATACCCTCCACACACAGATGATTTGCCATTCCCAACTAAATTTTGTAAGTTTGGCCAACATTCATCTTAATAATATTCCATAGTGAACTTTTAGATATTATTGAAATCCTCAAATTATTCAAGTCTTCCTTTCCTACACAGAACCAGGAAGACCTGGTACCACCAAAGCATAAAAACTAGGGGAGATCTCCGTGACCACAGGTGTTTTATCATTGTAAAACAGTAGATCTTGTACATgatgtatatattaaaacatgcTTATATTCCTTGTAATAAAACATGGGTAGCGGGCAAGACGAACACGATCTAGTCCAGAAATGGTTGAAGTACTCTGAAAAAAATTCCACCTTAGAGcaaaatgttcagatgaaatttaCCTGTGAATTCATATAGCCATATATTATGTAATAAACACTGGATGACCTTCACTATTTTTGGGAAAATACTAGAAAATAATTTGGGGTAATATCATGGCTTTATGTCCTTAGGTCTTACTGGAAATGGATGTCgagttttttaattttatttctaaTATGCCTTTTAGATATGTGTACATATGTCCAGGTACTCTAATTGCTCTACCAGATCCATTGATGATAGGTAATATACG
The sequence above is a segment of the Bufo bufo chromosome 4, aBufBuf1.1, whole genome shotgun sequence genome. Coding sequences within it:
- the HS6ST1 gene encoding heparan-sulfate 6-O-sulfotransferase 1, with the translated sequence MKCVGRTMVERTSKFLLILAGSVFFMLILYQYVGPGINLGPPSRYYSEDIDLFPTPDPHYVKKYFFPVRDLDRSLTFDMKGDDVIVFLHIQKTGGTTFGRHLVQNVRLEVPCDCRPGQKKCTCYRPNRKETWLFSRFSTGWSCGLHADWTELTNCVPGVLDKRETLMKNLRKFYYITLLRDPVSRYLSEWRHVQRGATWKTSLHMCDGRTPTLEELPSCYEGTDWSGCTLQEFMDCPYNLANNRQVRMLADLSLVGCYNMSFVTEKKRAQLLLESAKKNLKDMAFFGLTEFQRKTQYLFERTFNLKFIRPFMQYNNTRAGGVDLDNGTIQRIEELNDLDMQLYDYAKDLFQQRYQFKRQVERMEQRKKHREERLLQRSNEAFAKDEAEDHVRWPTEDYMSHIIEKW